A part of Lacibacter sp. H407 genomic DNA contains:
- a CDS encoding glycoside hydrolase family 10 protein — translation MLAAALQFRFFTKLVFCLILLTNLSACKKNDGGGTNTPTNPGPITPQPPVWDPNALRGVWVTNVASTALDSRDNIKLTVQNCKKAGINNIFIVTYNNGRTIYPSAIMNNLIGKPIMERFAGRDPLKEMIEEAKLEGIKVHAWFEYGFSSSYSANGGDIIAAKPNWAGRDIDGKLLVKNGFDWLNAFDPEVQNYMISLFKEVVTNYEIDGVQGDDRLPALPSTGGYDAYTVNMFKTENGFDPPVNYRDAFWLDWRAKKLNAFMKKLRNEVKAVKPNVMLTMSPSPFPWGRDEYLQDWPTWVDSGWVDAILPQCYRYDIAAYNGTIAQQKGYYKNPAVAFYPGVLLKVGNNVTSVSLLNQMIQTNRNNGFKGECFFFYEGIKDQINWFQLQYPYIK, via the coding sequence ATGCTTGCTGCCGCTTTGCAATTCCGCTTTTTCACGAAGCTTGTTTTTTGTCTGATCTTATTGACAAATTTGAGTGCCTGTAAAAAAAATGACGGCGGCGGAACCAACACTCCTACCAACCCCGGACCAATCACTCCGCAACCACCCGTGTGGGACCCGAATGCATTACGCGGTGTTTGGGTAACCAACGTGGCAAGTACTGCGTTGGATTCAAGAGACAACATAAAACTAACTGTTCAAAACTGCAAGAAAGCAGGCATCAACAACATCTTTATTGTTACCTATAATAATGGACGAACTATTTATCCCAGCGCTATCATGAACAATCTCATCGGCAAACCCATTATGGAACGGTTTGCAGGCAGAGATCCGTTAAAGGAAATGATCGAAGAAGCAAAACTGGAAGGCATCAAAGTACATGCATGGTTTGAGTATGGCTTCTCCTCTTCTTATTCTGCAAATGGCGGCGATATTATTGCGGCAAAGCCAAACTGGGCAGGGCGTGATATTGATGGAAAGTTATTAGTGAAGAATGGTTTTGATTGGCTCAATGCATTTGATCCGGAAGTGCAAAATTATATGATCAGCCTGTTTAAAGAAGTAGTAACGAATTATGAAATTGATGGAGTGCAGGGTGATGATCGTTTGCCGGCGCTTCCATCAACCGGTGGTTACGATGCATATACCGTTAACATGTTTAAAACAGAAAATGGATTTGATCCACCTGTGAATTACAGAGATGCGTTTTGGCTCGATTGGCGGGCAAAGAAATTAAATGCGTTTATGAAAAAACTGCGCAATGAAGTGAAAGCAGTAAAACCAAATGTAATGCTCACCATGTCGCCCAGTCCTTTTCCATGGGGCAGAGATGAATACCTGCAGGATTGGCCAACATGGGTTGACAGCGGTTGGGTTGATGCTATTTTACCACAATGTTACCGCTACGATATTGCTGCTTACAATGGAACCATTGCACAACAGAAAGGATATTATAAAAATCCGGCAGTAGCTTTTTATCCGGGCGTGTTGCTGAAAGTGGGCAACAATGTAACTTCTGTTTCGCTGTTGAACCAAATGATCCAGACAAACCGTAACAATGGTTTTAAAGGCGAATGCTTTTTCTTTTATGAAGGAATAAAAGATCAGATCAACTGGTTTCAACTGCAATATCCTTACATTAAATAA